A stretch of the Larimichthys crocea isolate SSNF chromosome IX, L_crocea_2.0, whole genome shotgun sequence genome encodes the following:
- the ssh1b gene encoding protein phosphatase Slingshot homolog 1 isoform X1 produces the protein MALVTLQRSPTPSAASSASTTNSSAGEDFGSDDDRKNNQSLSESFFMVKGAALFLQQGGSAQGPKTPTHHKHAGDLPQHLQVMFKILRSEDRIKLAVRLESGWSDRVRYMVVIYTNGHQDTEENIVVGMDFTDKDSKECSIGMVLPLWSDTNIHLDGDGGFSVNTAGRSHVFKPVSVQAMWSALQVLHKACEVSRRFNYFPGGIALTWMAFYESCITSEQSCVNEWNAMTDLETTRPDSPTMFVDRPTERERTECLIKAKLRNIMTFQDLENITSKEIRNELEQHMSCNLTEYKEFIDNEMLLILGQMDKATLIFDHVYLGSEWNASNLEELRDCGVGYILNVTREIDNFFPGMFSYHNVRVYDEEATDLLAHWNDTYNFIVKAKKNNSKCLVHCKMGVSRSASSVIAYAMKEYGWSLEKAYNFVKQKRSIAQPNAAFMRQLAEYEGILDASKQRHNKLWRPETDEEGSDDLQASGHSTGGEETPVLREEEAWGGCGASPCRGMGLEMEPLDSLNYNYYFRRLSDSALDSEPSTPVRGPPLLGMERVFIEIEDVERDALLEDEGFPMAHLALPGEGTAAQTCGRLDPLEDMRLRLEFSTLEEEDEEEAKKEEAEMAALAQTPGNSDGRKAGEEGERTEESRLGLANLNTNNSNRLAAKRSCPAAFDDSASTGNPLKVKPSYQSCKDCLRLPQGRRCDRPAGGRSHRLNPSRHCTVPTIYIDPPGTNFASTPILHSLQAPAVVPANLIQPCSHLYRCATCTPSVPPVPLTNHQKLVSPMSCEETPPDRSSVETEDMDEPQGDDVGEQISREGAGAVVATTADGAVELQLQMPGMGIDFGLELMRQRAERLEKLPNLGMEGQLPVGPLP, from the exons gaCTTTGGAAGTGACGATGACCGGAAAAATAATCAGAG CCTTAGTGAGAGCTTCTTCATGGTCAAAGGAGCCGCCCTCTTCCTCCAGCAGGGCGGCAGCGCACAAGGACCAAAGACCCCGACCCACCACAAACATGCAG GTGATTTACCTCAACATCTGCAGGTCATGTTCAAGATCCTCCGGTCTGAAGATCGCATTAAGCTG GCTGTACGGCTCGAGAGCGGATGGTCAGACCGGGTGCGCTACATGGTCGTCATCTACACCAACGGCCATCAAGATACAGAGGAAAATATCGTCGTGGGAATGGACTTCACAGACAAGGACAG TAAAGAATGCTCTATTGGGATGGTGCTACCACTGTGGAGTGATACCAACATACATTTAGACGGAGATGG AGGCTTCAGTGTGAACACAGCAGGGCGGTCACATGTCTTCAAGCCTGTATCTGTGCAGGCCATGTG GTCTGCCCTTCAGGTCCTCCACAAGGCATGCGAGGTGTCACGCCGCTTCAACTACTTCCCCGGGGGCATTGCTCTCACATGGATGGCCTTCTATGAGAGCTGCATCACCTCGGAGCAAAGCTGCGTCAATGAGTGGAACGCTATGACCGACCTCGAGACCACCCGGCCTGACTCACCTACCATGTTCGTCGACCG GCCAACAGAACGAGAGAGAACAGAGTGTCTCATTAAAGCCAAGCTACGCAACATCATGACGTTTCAAGACCTGGAGAACATCACCTCGAAGGAG ATCCGTAACGAGCTGGAGCAGCATATGAGCTGTAACCTCACAGAGTACAAAGAGTTCATAGACAATGAGATGCTTCTGATCCTGGGTCAGATGGACAAGGCCACGCTTATCTTTGACCACGTGTACTTG GGCTCTGAGTGGAATGCTTCCAATCTGGAAGAACTACGTGACTGCGG AGTTGGTTACATCCTGAATGTTACCCGAGAGATTGACAACTTCTTCCCGGGGATGTTCTCTTATCACAACGTCCGTGTGTACGATGAGGAGGCCACTGACTTGCTGGCCCACTGGAACGACACGTACAACTTTATCGTCAAAGCCAA GAAGAACAATTCAAAGTGCCTGGTGCACTGTAAGATGGGGGTGAGCCGGTCTGCCTCTTCAGTCATTGCCTATGCTATGAAAGAGTATGGCTGGTCTCTGGAGAAAGCCTACAACTTCGTCAAGCAGAAACGGAGTATAGCTCAGCCAAACGCTGCTTTCATGAGACAGCTGGCAGAATACGAAGGAATCCTGGACGCAAG TAAACAGCGTCACAACAAGCTATGGAGGCCTGAAACAGATGAAGAGGGATCAGATGATTTACAAGCCTCTGGCCACAGTACTGGCGGGGAGGAGACGCCGGTGCTCAGAGAGGAAGAGGCCTGGGGAGGTTGTGGTGCGTCTCCCTGCAGGGGTATGGGTCTGGAGATGGAGCCCCTTGATTCACTTAACTATAATTACTATTTCAGACGTTTGTCAGACTCTGCACTAGACAGCGAGCCCTCCACCCCAGTGCGGGGTCCTCCTCTGCTAGGCATGGAACGGGTTTTCATTGAGATCGAAGATGTGGAGAGGGATGCCCTGCTGGAGGATGAGGGTTTCCCCATGGCCCATTTAGCCCTGCCTGGCGAGGGCACGGCAGCTCAGACGTGTGGCCGCCTTGACCCCCTGGAGGACATGCGACTGAGGCTTGAGTTCAGCACTttggaggaagaagatgaggaggaggctAAGAAAGAGGAAGCTGAGATGGCAGCGTTGGCTCAGACACCTGGAAATTCAGATGGTAGGAAGGCGGGCGAGGAGGGCGAGAGGACGGAAGAAAGCCGGTTAGGCCTAGCCAACCTGAACACCAACAACAGCAACCGCCTGGCTGCCAAGCGCAGCTGTCCTGCAGCTTTTGAC GACAGTGCTAGCACAGGAAACCCTTTAAAAGTGAAGCCCTCCTATCAGTCCTGTAAAGACTGCCTGCGTCTACCACAAGGGCGGCGTTGTGACCGTCCAGCAGGAGGCCGTTCTCACCGCCTTAACCCCTCCCGCCACTGCACTGTCCCCACCATATACATAGATCCACCCGGGACCAATTTTGCCTCCACCCCGATTCTGCATTCCCTTCAAGCCCCTGCAGTCGTCCCAGCTAACTTGATCCAGCCCTGTAGTCATCTCTACCGCTGCGCCACCTGCACTCCCAGCGTCCCACCTGTCCCACTAACCAACCACCAGAAACTGGTCTCGCCCATGAGCTGTGAAGAGACACCTCCTGACCGCAGCTCGGTGGAGACGGAGGACATGGACGAACCACAGGGGGACGACGTGGGAGAACAAATATCGAGGGAGGGAGCTGGGGCTGTCGTTGCGACTACCGCTGATGGTGCAGTTGAGCTCCAGCTGCAAATGCCGGGAATGGGGATAGATTTTGGTCTGGAACTGATGCGACAGAGGGCAGAAAGGCTCGAGAAGCTGCCGAACTTGGGCATGGAGGGCCAGCTTCCAGTGGGGCCCCTGCCTTAA
- the ssh1b gene encoding protein phosphatase Slingshot homolog 1 isoform X2 produces the protein MHLVVKASHKAMFTVLPHFVEEAALTRREICRILSESFFMVKGAALFLQQGGSAQGPKTPTHHKHAGDLPQHLQVMFKILRSEDRIKLAVRLESGWSDRVRYMVVIYTNGHQDTEENIVVGMDFTDKDSKECSIGMVLPLWSDTNIHLDGDGGFSVNTAGRSHVFKPVSVQAMWSALQVLHKACEVSRRFNYFPGGIALTWMAFYESCITSEQSCVNEWNAMTDLETTRPDSPTMFVDRPTERERTECLIKAKLRNIMTFQDLENITSKEIRNELEQHMSCNLTEYKEFIDNEMLLILGQMDKATLIFDHVYLGSEWNASNLEELRDCGVGYILNVTREIDNFFPGMFSYHNVRVYDEEATDLLAHWNDTYNFIVKAKKNNSKCLVHCKMGVSRSASSVIAYAMKEYGWSLEKAYNFVKQKRSIAQPNAAFMRQLAEYEGILDASKQRHNKLWRPETDEEGSDDLQASGHSTGGEETPVLREEEAWGGCGASPCRGMGLEMEPLDSLNYNYYFRRLSDSALDSEPSTPVRGPPLLGMERVFIEIEDVERDALLEDEGFPMAHLALPGEGTAAQTCGRLDPLEDMRLRLEFSTLEEEDEEEAKKEEAEMAALAQTPGNSDGRKAGEEGERTEESRLGLANLNTNNSNRLAAKRSCPAAFDDSASTGNPLKVKPSYQSCKDCLRLPQGRRCDRPAGGRSHRLNPSRHCTVPTIYIDPPGTNFASTPILHSLQAPAVVPANLIQPCSHLYRCATCTPSVPPVPLTNHQKLVSPMSCEETPPDRSSVETEDMDEPQGDDVGEQISREGAGAVVATTADGAVELQLQMPGMGIDFGLELMRQRAERLEKLPNLGMEGQLPVGPLP, from the exons ATGCATCTGGTTGTGAAAGCTTCACATAAAGCCATGTTCACTGTGCTGCCTCACTTTGTGGAGGAAGCTGCTCTGACTCGGAGGGAGATCTGTCGCAT CCTTAGTGAGAGCTTCTTCATGGTCAAAGGAGCCGCCCTCTTCCTCCAGCAGGGCGGCAGCGCACAAGGACCAAAGACCCCGACCCACCACAAACATGCAG GTGATTTACCTCAACATCTGCAGGTCATGTTCAAGATCCTCCGGTCTGAAGATCGCATTAAGCTG GCTGTACGGCTCGAGAGCGGATGGTCAGACCGGGTGCGCTACATGGTCGTCATCTACACCAACGGCCATCAAGATACAGAGGAAAATATCGTCGTGGGAATGGACTTCACAGACAAGGACAG TAAAGAATGCTCTATTGGGATGGTGCTACCACTGTGGAGTGATACCAACATACATTTAGACGGAGATGG AGGCTTCAGTGTGAACACAGCAGGGCGGTCACATGTCTTCAAGCCTGTATCTGTGCAGGCCATGTG GTCTGCCCTTCAGGTCCTCCACAAGGCATGCGAGGTGTCACGCCGCTTCAACTACTTCCCCGGGGGCATTGCTCTCACATGGATGGCCTTCTATGAGAGCTGCATCACCTCGGAGCAAAGCTGCGTCAATGAGTGGAACGCTATGACCGACCTCGAGACCACCCGGCCTGACTCACCTACCATGTTCGTCGACCG GCCAACAGAACGAGAGAGAACAGAGTGTCTCATTAAAGCCAAGCTACGCAACATCATGACGTTTCAAGACCTGGAGAACATCACCTCGAAGGAG ATCCGTAACGAGCTGGAGCAGCATATGAGCTGTAACCTCACAGAGTACAAAGAGTTCATAGACAATGAGATGCTTCTGATCCTGGGTCAGATGGACAAGGCCACGCTTATCTTTGACCACGTGTACTTG GGCTCTGAGTGGAATGCTTCCAATCTGGAAGAACTACGTGACTGCGG AGTTGGTTACATCCTGAATGTTACCCGAGAGATTGACAACTTCTTCCCGGGGATGTTCTCTTATCACAACGTCCGTGTGTACGATGAGGAGGCCACTGACTTGCTGGCCCACTGGAACGACACGTACAACTTTATCGTCAAAGCCAA GAAGAACAATTCAAAGTGCCTGGTGCACTGTAAGATGGGGGTGAGCCGGTCTGCCTCTTCAGTCATTGCCTATGCTATGAAAGAGTATGGCTGGTCTCTGGAGAAAGCCTACAACTTCGTCAAGCAGAAACGGAGTATAGCTCAGCCAAACGCTGCTTTCATGAGACAGCTGGCAGAATACGAAGGAATCCTGGACGCAAG TAAACAGCGTCACAACAAGCTATGGAGGCCTGAAACAGATGAAGAGGGATCAGATGATTTACAAGCCTCTGGCCACAGTACTGGCGGGGAGGAGACGCCGGTGCTCAGAGAGGAAGAGGCCTGGGGAGGTTGTGGTGCGTCTCCCTGCAGGGGTATGGGTCTGGAGATGGAGCCCCTTGATTCACTTAACTATAATTACTATTTCAGACGTTTGTCAGACTCTGCACTAGACAGCGAGCCCTCCACCCCAGTGCGGGGTCCTCCTCTGCTAGGCATGGAACGGGTTTTCATTGAGATCGAAGATGTGGAGAGGGATGCCCTGCTGGAGGATGAGGGTTTCCCCATGGCCCATTTAGCCCTGCCTGGCGAGGGCACGGCAGCTCAGACGTGTGGCCGCCTTGACCCCCTGGAGGACATGCGACTGAGGCTTGAGTTCAGCACTttggaggaagaagatgaggaggaggctAAGAAAGAGGAAGCTGAGATGGCAGCGTTGGCTCAGACACCTGGAAATTCAGATGGTAGGAAGGCGGGCGAGGAGGGCGAGAGGACGGAAGAAAGCCGGTTAGGCCTAGCCAACCTGAACACCAACAACAGCAACCGCCTGGCTGCCAAGCGCAGCTGTCCTGCAGCTTTTGAC GACAGTGCTAGCACAGGAAACCCTTTAAAAGTGAAGCCCTCCTATCAGTCCTGTAAAGACTGCCTGCGTCTACCACAAGGGCGGCGTTGTGACCGTCCAGCAGGAGGCCGTTCTCACCGCCTTAACCCCTCCCGCCACTGCACTGTCCCCACCATATACATAGATCCACCCGGGACCAATTTTGCCTCCACCCCGATTCTGCATTCCCTTCAAGCCCCTGCAGTCGTCCCAGCTAACTTGATCCAGCCCTGTAGTCATCTCTACCGCTGCGCCACCTGCACTCCCAGCGTCCCACCTGTCCCACTAACCAACCACCAGAAACTGGTCTCGCCCATGAGCTGTGAAGAGACACCTCCTGACCGCAGCTCGGTGGAGACGGAGGACATGGACGAACCACAGGGGGACGACGTGGGAGAACAAATATCGAGGGAGGGAGCTGGGGCTGTCGTTGCGACTACCGCTGATGGTGCAGTTGAGCTCCAGCTGCAAATGCCGGGAATGGGGATAGATTTTGGTCTGGAACTGATGCGACAGAGGGCAGAAAGGCTCGAGAAGCTGCCGAACTTGGGCATGGAGGGCCAGCTTCCAGTGGGGCCCCTGCCTTAA
- the ssh1b gene encoding protein phosphatase Slingshot homolog 1 isoform X3, giving the protein MALVTLQRSPTPSAASSASTTNSSAGEDFGSDDDRKNNQSLSESFFMVKGAALFLQQGGSAQGPKTPTHHKHAGDLPQHLQVMFKILRSEDRIKLAVRLESGWSDRVRYMVVIYTNGHQDTEENIVVGMDFTDKDSKECSIGMVLPLWSDTNIHLDGDGGFSVNTAGRSHVFKPVSVQAMWSALQVLHKACEVSRRFNYFPGGIALTWMAFYESCITSEQSCVNEWNAMTDLETTRPDSPTMFVDRPTERERTECLIKAKLRNIMTFQDLENITSKEIRNELEQHMSCNLTEYKEFIDNEMLLILGQMDKATLIFDHVYLGSEWNASNLEELRDCGVGYILNVTREIDNFFPGMFSYHNVRVYDEEATDLLAHWNDTYNFIVKAKKNNSKCLVHCKMGVSRSASSVIAYAMKEYGWSLEKAYNFVKQKRSIAQPNAAFMRQLAEYEGILDASKQRHNKLWRPETDEEGSDDLQASGHSTGGEETPVLREEEAWGGCGASPCRGMGLEMEPLDSLNYNYYFRRLSDSALDSEPSTPVRGPPLLGMERVFIEIEDVERDALLEDEGFPMAHLALPGEGTAAQTCGRLDPLEDMRLRLEFSTLEEEDEEEAKKEEAEMAALAQTPGNSDGRKAGEEGERTEESRLGLANLNTNNSNRLAAKRSCPAAFDC; this is encoded by the exons gaCTTTGGAAGTGACGATGACCGGAAAAATAATCAGAG CCTTAGTGAGAGCTTCTTCATGGTCAAAGGAGCCGCCCTCTTCCTCCAGCAGGGCGGCAGCGCACAAGGACCAAAGACCCCGACCCACCACAAACATGCAG GTGATTTACCTCAACATCTGCAGGTCATGTTCAAGATCCTCCGGTCTGAAGATCGCATTAAGCTG GCTGTACGGCTCGAGAGCGGATGGTCAGACCGGGTGCGCTACATGGTCGTCATCTACACCAACGGCCATCAAGATACAGAGGAAAATATCGTCGTGGGAATGGACTTCACAGACAAGGACAG TAAAGAATGCTCTATTGGGATGGTGCTACCACTGTGGAGTGATACCAACATACATTTAGACGGAGATGG AGGCTTCAGTGTGAACACAGCAGGGCGGTCACATGTCTTCAAGCCTGTATCTGTGCAGGCCATGTG GTCTGCCCTTCAGGTCCTCCACAAGGCATGCGAGGTGTCACGCCGCTTCAACTACTTCCCCGGGGGCATTGCTCTCACATGGATGGCCTTCTATGAGAGCTGCATCACCTCGGAGCAAAGCTGCGTCAATGAGTGGAACGCTATGACCGACCTCGAGACCACCCGGCCTGACTCACCTACCATGTTCGTCGACCG GCCAACAGAACGAGAGAGAACAGAGTGTCTCATTAAAGCCAAGCTACGCAACATCATGACGTTTCAAGACCTGGAGAACATCACCTCGAAGGAG ATCCGTAACGAGCTGGAGCAGCATATGAGCTGTAACCTCACAGAGTACAAAGAGTTCATAGACAATGAGATGCTTCTGATCCTGGGTCAGATGGACAAGGCCACGCTTATCTTTGACCACGTGTACTTG GGCTCTGAGTGGAATGCTTCCAATCTGGAAGAACTACGTGACTGCGG AGTTGGTTACATCCTGAATGTTACCCGAGAGATTGACAACTTCTTCCCGGGGATGTTCTCTTATCACAACGTCCGTGTGTACGATGAGGAGGCCACTGACTTGCTGGCCCACTGGAACGACACGTACAACTTTATCGTCAAAGCCAA GAAGAACAATTCAAAGTGCCTGGTGCACTGTAAGATGGGGGTGAGCCGGTCTGCCTCTTCAGTCATTGCCTATGCTATGAAAGAGTATGGCTGGTCTCTGGAGAAAGCCTACAACTTCGTCAAGCAGAAACGGAGTATAGCTCAGCCAAACGCTGCTTTCATGAGACAGCTGGCAGAATACGAAGGAATCCTGGACGCAAG TAAACAGCGTCACAACAAGCTATGGAGGCCTGAAACAGATGAAGAGGGATCAGATGATTTACAAGCCTCTGGCCACAGTACTGGCGGGGAGGAGACGCCGGTGCTCAGAGAGGAAGAGGCCTGGGGAGGTTGTGGTGCGTCTCCCTGCAGGGGTATGGGTCTGGAGATGGAGCCCCTTGATTCACTTAACTATAATTACTATTTCAGACGTTTGTCAGACTCTGCACTAGACAGCGAGCCCTCCACCCCAGTGCGGGGTCCTCCTCTGCTAGGCATGGAACGGGTTTTCATTGAGATCGAAGATGTGGAGAGGGATGCCCTGCTGGAGGATGAGGGTTTCCCCATGGCCCATTTAGCCCTGCCTGGCGAGGGCACGGCAGCTCAGACGTGTGGCCGCCTTGACCCCCTGGAGGACATGCGACTGAGGCTTGAGTTCAGCACTttggaggaagaagatgaggaggaggctAAGAAAGAGGAAGCTGAGATGGCAGCGTTGGCTCAGACACCTGGAAATTCAGATGGTAGGAAGGCGGGCGAGGAGGGCGAGAGGACGGAAGAAAGCCGGTTAGGCCTAGCCAACCTGAACACCAACAACAGCAACCGCCTGGCTGCCAAGCGCAGCTGTCCTGCAGCTTTTGAC TGCTAG